One Cupriavidus taiwanensis LMG 19424 DNA segment encodes these proteins:
- a CDS encoding TonB-dependent receptor family protein — MNQGGRQIPAMQQQRRSPYRFPAFSKLACAAMLLASAAARAADAPGTAVAAATGETLPDVVVSATRSEQRRFDAPAAVDSVPVDPLRSATPLVNLSEVLAGVPGVAVRDRQNYSQDLQLAVRGFGTRSTFGVRGVRLYVDGIPATMPDGQGQASTADLANASRVEVLRGPFAQLYGNASGGVVQVFTPDPPKDGFTGRVSTGFGSDGQWQAGVALAGGDERLGGSLDAWTYQTDGYREHSAARRYQLNARVVAQPASGTRVTGQFNYFNQPLAQDPLGLTRAQADANPRQAVAAATQFDTGKTVEQAQAGVVVDHQVSGTDSVSARLYGGTRNLYQRLGFSGAAPTSSGGIVDLDRTFGGAALSWSRHTTTGAGLPLLWSAGLEANGMRDGRNGYVNQNGAQGALRRDETNTATDLGAFAQFDWSFHPAWQLVGGARASRVRLGIDDHFITAASPDDSGHASYSNVSPVLGVVWHALDSLNVYANLGRGFETPTLTEVAYGPGGVGSNLGLQASTSRQGEIGIKWQGSGQRLEAALFDADSHDEVVPQSNNAGRTVYQNVSGVRRRGLELGWRGGFLDQVGTPGQGGGSRIEAGLAYTWLDAYFGDGFVNAQGQAVAAGNRLPGTARHSLAADLSWRPLAPLTLGAELRVDSRVYADDLNTQAAPGYAVINLRAGYAFRIGPTRLYLFGRIDNLADRRYIGSVIVNEANGRYFEPAPGRRFFIGLRAAL; from the coding sequence TCCAAGCTGGCGTGCGCGGCGATGCTGCTGGCCAGTGCCGCCGCGCGGGCGGCGGATGCGCCCGGCACGGCCGTCGCCGCGGCCACCGGCGAGACCTTACCGGACGTGGTGGTCAGCGCCACCCGCAGCGAGCAGCGCCGCTTCGACGCGCCCGCCGCGGTCGACAGCGTGCCGGTCGACCCGCTGCGCAGCGCCACGCCGCTGGTGAACCTGTCGGAGGTGCTGGCCGGCGTGCCGGGCGTGGCGGTGCGCGACCGGCAGAACTATTCGCAGGACCTGCAGCTGGCAGTGCGGGGCTTCGGCACGCGCTCGACCTTCGGCGTGCGTGGCGTGCGGCTGTATGTCGACGGTATTCCCGCCACCATGCCGGACGGGCAAGGGCAGGCATCGACGGCGGACCTGGCCAATGCCAGCCGGGTCGAGGTGCTGCGCGGCCCGTTCGCGCAGCTGTATGGCAATGCCTCGGGCGGGGTGGTGCAGGTGTTCACGCCCGATCCGCCCAAGGATGGGTTCACCGGGCGCGTCTCGACCGGCTTCGGCTCCGACGGCCAGTGGCAGGCCGGCGTGGCGCTGGCCGGCGGCGATGAGCGGCTCGGCGGCTCGCTCGACGCGTGGACCTACCAGACAGATGGCTATCGCGAGCACAGCGCCGCGCGCCGTTACCAGCTCAATGCCCGCGTGGTGGCGCAGCCGGCCAGCGGCACGCGCGTGACCGGCCAGTTCAATTACTTCAACCAGCCGCTGGCGCAGGACCCCCTCGGCTTGACCCGCGCGCAGGCCGACGCCAACCCGCGCCAGGCAGTGGCCGCGGCCACGCAGTTCGATACCGGCAAGACCGTCGAACAGGCCCAGGCCGGGGTGGTGGTGGACCACCAGGTCAGCGGCACCGACAGCGTGTCGGCACGGCTGTACGGCGGCACGCGCAACCTGTACCAGCGGCTGGGCTTCAGCGGCGCCGCGCCGACCTCGTCCGGCGGCATCGTCGACCTCGACCGCACGTTCGGCGGTGCCGCGCTGTCCTGGAGCCGGCACACCACCACTGGCGCGGGTCTGCCGTTGCTGTGGAGCGCCGGGCTCGAAGCCAACGGCATGCGCGACGGCCGCAATGGCTACGTCAACCAGAACGGCGCGCAAGGGGCGCTGCGCCGCGACGAGACCAATACCGCGACCGACCTCGGCGCCTTCGCGCAGTTCGACTGGAGCTTCCATCCGGCTTGGCAACTGGTGGGCGGGGCGCGCGCCAGCCGGGTGCGGCTGGGTATCGACGACCATTTCATCACCGCGGCCAGCCCTGACGACAGCGGCCACGCGAGCTACAGCAATGTCAGCCCGGTGCTCGGCGTGGTCTGGCATGCGCTGGATTCGCTCAACGTCTACGCCAACCTGGGCCGCGGCTTCGAGACCCCCACGCTGACCGAGGTCGCCTACGGCCCCGGTGGCGTGGGCAGCAACCTTGGACTGCAGGCGTCGACCAGCCGCCAGGGCGAGATCGGCATCAAGTGGCAAGGGTCGGGGCAGCGGCTGGAAGCGGCGCTGTTCGATGCCGACAGCCATGACGAGGTGGTGCCGCAATCGAACAATGCCGGGCGCACGGTCTACCAGAACGTCAGCGGCGTGCGCCGGCGCGGGCTGGAGCTGGGCTGGCGCGGCGGCTTCCTCGATCAGGTCGGCACACCTGGCCAGGGCGGCGGCAGCCGCATCGAGGCGGGGCTGGCCTATACCTGGCTGGATGCCTATTTCGGCGATGGCTTTGTCAATGCGCAGGGCCAGGCCGTGGCGGCCGGCAACCGCCTGCCCGGCACCGCGCGCCACAGCCTGGCGGCCGACCTGTCGTGGCGGCCGCTCGCACCACTGACGCTGGGGGCCGAGCTGCGCGTCGACAGCCGCGTCTATGCCGACGACCTCAACACCCAGGCGGCGCCGGGCTATGCCGTGATCAACCTGCGCGCGGGCTACGCCTTCCGCATCGGCCCGACGCGCCTTTACCTGTTCGGGCGCATCGACAACCTGGCCGACCGGCGCTACATCGGCTCAGTCATCGTCAACGAGGCCAACGGCCGCTACTTCGAGCCGGCGCCGGGCCGGCGCTTCTTCATCGGGCTGCGGGCCGCGCTGTAA
- a CDS encoding response regulator transcription factor, which yields MLMCSHTPPARVLLIDDDLELAQMLREYLEPDHCTVTLAHTREQGETLLARNDYDVALLDLMLPDGNGLDLLRLHRARSQRPVIMFTAHGDEADRVLGLELGADDYLSKPFSPRELRARMHAVLRRFQCAMPAAGASPWLEAGALRLNLASGEAIHGAARSTLTGAEQRVLEILMRSAGRVVAREEIGRFALGRAPERYDRSLDTHVSALRRKLSLDGTTSPLRIRNLRGQGYLLVQAP from the coding sequence ATGCTGATGTGCTCACACACGCCGCCCGCGCGCGTGCTGCTGATCGACGATGACCTTGAGCTGGCGCAGATGCTGCGCGAGTACCTGGAGCCCGACCACTGCACCGTCACGCTGGCGCACACCCGCGAACAGGGCGAGACCCTGCTCGCCCGCAATGACTACGATGTCGCGCTGCTGGACCTGATGCTGCCCGACGGCAATGGCCTGGACCTGCTGCGGCTGCACCGGGCGCGCTCGCAGCGGCCGGTGATCATGTTCACCGCGCATGGCGACGAGGCCGACCGCGTGCTCGGACTGGAACTGGGCGCCGACGACTACCTGAGCAAGCCCTTCAGCCCGCGCGAACTGCGCGCGCGCATGCACGCCGTGCTGCGCCGCTTCCAGTGCGCGATGCCGGCCGCCGGCGCCAGTCCGTGGCTGGAGGCCGGCGCGCTGCGCCTGAACCTGGCCTCCGGCGAAGCCATCCACGGCGCGGCGCGGTCCACGCTGACCGGCGCCGAGCAGCGCGTGCTGGAAATCCTGATGCGCTCGGCGGGCAGGGTGGTCGCGCGCGAAGAAATCGGCCGCTTCGCGCTGGGACGTGCGCCCGAGCGCTACGACAGAAGCCTCGACACACACGTCAGCGCGCTGCGCCGCAAGCTGTCGCTCGACGGCACCACGTCGCCGCTGCGCATCCGCAACCTGCGCGGCCAGGGCTATCTGCTGGTGCAGGCGCCGTGA
- a CDS encoding IS110-like element ISRta3 family transposase yields MNTTTYGLDIAKTVFQLYWVEPSGKCCNRRFNRTKLIEFLAKREPGRVALEACASAHWWARQLQGLGHKPVLLHARYVRPFVQTNKTDAADAKAIWTAAQQPGMREVAPKSETQQCVLAVHAMRSLRIKMRTMLVNQLRGMLVEFGIHFRRGRQAGLDEIVQRLPEIESRVPPTLFEAVHQQLRSLESLDREIAEYDRQITAWGRQDRACQTISAIPGIGMLTATALVATIGEARTFKSGRQLAAFLGLVPKQTGTGGKVRLGGISKRGNPYLRTLLIHGARTVLSHLRRKNQGGWSQALAQKRPTNVVAVAMANKTVRTVWALLAHERTYDRDYVSVRPA; encoded by the coding sequence ATGAATACTACGACTTACGGCCTCGACATTGCAAAGACTGTCTTCCAGCTCTATTGGGTCGAGCCTTCCGGCAAGTGTTGCAACCGCCGCTTCAACCGTACGAAGCTGATCGAGTTCCTGGCCAAGCGCGAGCCGGGACGGGTAGCGCTGGAAGCGTGCGCGAGCGCGCATTGGTGGGCGCGTCAGTTGCAGGGCTTGGGCCACAAGCCGGTGCTGCTGCACGCGCGCTATGTGCGCCCGTTCGTGCAGACCAATAAAACCGATGCGGCCGATGCGAAGGCAATCTGGACTGCAGCGCAACAGCCGGGCATGCGCGAGGTGGCGCCAAAGTCCGAAACCCAGCAGTGCGTGCTGGCGGTGCATGCCATGCGTTCGCTGCGCATCAAGATGCGAACGATGCTGGTCAACCAGTTGCGAGGCATGCTGGTTGAATTCGGCATCCACTTCCGACGCGGCCGCCAGGCCGGGCTCGACGAGATCGTGCAACGTCTGCCGGAGATCGAGTCTCGCGTACCGCCGACGCTGTTCGAGGCCGTACATCAGCAGTTGCGCAGCCTGGAGAGTCTGGACCGTGAGATTGCCGAGTACGACCGTCAGATCACTGCCTGGGGTCGTCAGGATCGCGCCTGTCAGACTATCAGCGCCATCCCTGGCATAGGGATGCTCACTGCCACGGCCTTGGTGGCGACGATCGGTGAAGCGCGCACGTTCAAGTCCGGGCGGCAGCTGGCGGCATTCCTGGGTCTAGTGCCCAAGCAGACCGGTACCGGCGGCAAGGTCCGACTGGGTGGCATCAGCAAACGCGGCAATCCCTACCTGCGCACCTTGCTCATCCACGGCGCACGGACGGTGCTGAGCCATCTGCGACGCAAGAACCAGGGTGGCTGGAGCCAGGCATTGGCCCAGAAACGCCCCACTAACGTCGTGGCGGTTGCCATGGCCAACAAGACGGTACGCACGGTCTGGGCGCTGTTGGCCCACGAGCGGACCTATGACCGAGACTACGTCTCGGTCAGGCCTGCCTGA
- the treF gene encoding alpha,alpha-trehalase TreF: MRPTGKPDTDSAVPPSPAAASGSTVPRSAPATPDGAGAVAGPAAAPGKIHRAAQPGLITHRDCPPPHALPGCACADMLSPAARYCELFVDVQHSGLFADSKTFPDCIPNCDPDLIVARYRETRDTPGFSLADFVQAHFTRATVPDSHYVSDPDSTLREHIDGLWPVLTRAPVAHPPLSSLLPLPHRYVVPGGRFGELYYWDSYFTMHGLARSGHGDLMVEMTRNFAYLIDTYGLVPNGTRNYYLSRSQPPVFALMVDLLERERLASALDFLPQLRREYAFWMDGADGLCAGHAHRRVVCLPDGALLNRFRDDRPWPREEAFLEDMETALRSGRPHHMVFRDLRAAAESGWDFSSRWLDAPDPRAGQPADLATIRATAMLPVDLNALLWHLETRLAALCEQAGDAAAQAYRAAAQRREAAILQYLWDGAAGVFVDYDWCRAAPRQYLTAATVMPLYLGLASPQQAQAVAQAVQARLLVDGGLATTECASGQQWDQPNGWAPLQWLAVGGLERYGHEALAREIAQRWLATVASLYTHECKLVEKYRIRRIEGAAHGGGGGEYPLQDGFGWTNAVAGALMARYGEVPATCRAGDVGASW, from the coding sequence ATGCGGCCGACCGGAAAGCCTGATACCGATTCCGCGGTGCCGCCGTCACCCGCCGCCGCAAGCGGCAGCACGGTGCCGCGCAGCGCTCCGGCCACGCCCGACGGCGCCGGCGCCGTGGCCGGGCCCGCCGCGGCGCCCGGCAAGATCCACAGGGCGGCGCAGCCCGGTTTGATCACGCACCGCGACTGCCCGCCGCCGCACGCGCTGCCGGGCTGCGCCTGCGCCGACATGCTGTCGCCCGCGGCGCGCTATTGCGAGCTGTTCGTCGACGTCCAGCACAGCGGCCTGTTCGCCGACAGCAAGACCTTCCCGGACTGCATCCCCAACTGCGACCCCGACCTGATTGTGGCGCGCTATCGCGAGACGCGCGACACGCCCGGCTTCTCGCTGGCGGATTTCGTGCAGGCGCATTTCACCCGCGCCACCGTGCCGGACAGCCACTACGTGTCCGATCCCGACAGCACCCTGCGCGAGCATATCGACGGCCTGTGGCCGGTGCTGACGCGCGCGCCCGTCGCCCATCCGCCGCTGTCGTCGCTGTTGCCGCTGCCGCACCGCTACGTGGTGCCGGGCGGGCGCTTCGGTGAACTCTATTACTGGGATTCCTACTTCACCATGCACGGGCTCGCCCGCAGCGGGCATGGCGACCTGATGGTGGAGATGACGCGGAATTTCGCCTACCTGATCGACACTTACGGCCTGGTGCCGAACGGCACCCGCAACTACTACCTGAGCCGCTCGCAGCCGCCCGTGTTTGCGCTGATGGTGGACCTGCTCGAACGCGAGCGACTCGCCAGCGCGCTCGACTTCCTGCCGCAGCTGCGCCGCGAATACGCGTTCTGGATGGATGGCGCCGACGGCCTGTGTGCCGGCCATGCGCACCGCCGCGTGGTCTGCCTGCCCGACGGCGCGCTGCTCAACCGCTTCAGGGACGACCGCCCATGGCCCCGCGAGGAGGCTTTTTTGGAGGACATGGAGACCGCGCTGCGCAGCGGCCGCCCGCACCATATGGTGTTCCGCGACCTGCGCGCCGCGGCGGAGTCGGGATGGGACTTCAGTTCGCGCTGGCTGGATGCACCTGACCCGCGCGCCGGCCAGCCCGCTGACCTCGCCACCATCCGCGCCACGGCGATGCTGCCGGTCGACCTCAATGCGCTGCTGTGGCACCTGGAAACGCGGCTTGCGGCGCTGTGCGAGCAGGCCGGCGATGCCGCGGCGCAGGCCTACCGCGCCGCGGCGCAGCGGCGCGAGGCGGCCATCCTGCAATACCTGTGGGACGGCGCCGCCGGCGTCTTCGTCGACTACGACTGGTGCCGCGCCGCGCCGCGCCAGTACCTGACCGCGGCCACCGTGATGCCGCTCTATCTCGGCCTGGCCAGTCCGCAGCAGGCCCAGGCGGTGGCGCAGGCGGTGCAGGCGCGGCTGCTGGTCGACGGTGGCCTGGCCACGACGGAATGCGCCTCGGGCCAGCAATGGGACCAGCCCAACGGCTGGGCGCCGCTGCAGTGGCTGGCGGTGGGCGGCCTGGAGCGCTATGGCCACGAGGCGCTGGCGCGCGAAATTGCGCAGCGCTGGCTGGCCACCGTGGCCAGCCTGTACACGCACGAATGCAAGCTGGTCGAGAAATACCGCATCCGGCGTATCGAAGGCGCCGCCCACGGAGGGGGCGGCGGCGAGTATCCGCTGCAGGACGGGTTTGGGTGGACCAATGCGGTGGCTGGTGCGTTGATGGCGCGCTATGGAGAGGTGCCGGCAACGTGCCGGGCGGGGGATGTGGGGGCTTCTTGGTGA
- the mdtD gene encoding multidrug transporter subunit MdtD encodes MTSPAPDDRTRRIMLWVVAVGFFMQTLDSTIVNTALPSMAHSLGESPLRMQSVVIAYSLTMAVIIPASGWLADRFGTRTIFQTAIGLFVAGSLLCAYAPTLNFLIGARVVQGVGGAMLLPVGRLSVLRTFPREQYLQALSFVAIPGMIGPLIGPTLGGWLTQALSWHWIFLINVPVGVLGALATVRYMPNARLAGVGRFDIAGYLLLATAMLALSFSLDGLAGLGFQHATVLMLLIASMAALTAYGLHANRRKQPLFPLRLFRIHSFSVGLLGNLFARIGNGSMPFLIPLTLQVSLGYAPFDAGLMMLPVTAAGMASKRLATRLIQRHGYRRVLVSNTFVVGVVMASFALITPQLPLWLLVPLLAVFGMVNSIQFTAMNTVTLKDLSGAGASSGNSMLSMVQMLSMSLAVTAAGALLATFQYRFGGDPAAVLPAFHATFVCMGLITCASAWIFMQLGAREAAPAIPVQHGEKEV; translated from the coding sequence ATGACCTCGCCCGCGCCCGACGACCGCACCCGCCGCATCATGCTGTGGGTGGTGGCGGTCGGCTTCTTCATGCAGACGCTGGATTCGACCATCGTCAATACCGCGCTGCCTTCAATGGCGCACAGCCTGGGCGAGAGCCCGCTGCGGATGCAGTCGGTGGTGATCGCCTACTCGCTGACGATGGCGGTGATCATCCCGGCCTCAGGCTGGCTGGCCGACCGCTTCGGCACCCGCACCATCTTTCAGACCGCCATCGGCCTGTTCGTGGCCGGCTCGCTGCTGTGCGCCTACGCGCCGACGCTGAACTTCCTGATCGGCGCGCGCGTGGTGCAGGGCGTGGGCGGCGCGATGCTGCTGCCCGTGGGGCGGCTCTCGGTGCTGCGCACCTTCCCGCGCGAGCAGTACCTGCAGGCGCTCAGCTTCGTCGCCATCCCCGGCATGATCGGCCCGCTGATCGGCCCCACGCTTGGGGGCTGGCTGACGCAGGCGCTGTCGTGGCACTGGATCTTCCTGATCAACGTGCCGGTCGGCGTGCTGGGGGCGCTGGCCACCGTGCGCTACATGCCCAATGCGCGGCTGGCCGGCGTCGGCCGCTTCGACATCGCGGGCTACCTGCTGCTGGCCACCGCCATGCTGGCGCTGTCGTTCTCGCTCGACGGGCTGGCCGGGCTGGGCTTCCAGCACGCCACCGTGCTGATGCTGCTGATTGCCAGCATGGCCGCGCTGACCGCCTACGGCCTGCACGCCAACCGGCGCAAGCAGCCGCTGTTCCCGTTGCGGCTGTTCCGCATCCACAGCTTCAGCGTGGGGCTGCTGGGCAACCTGTTCGCGCGCATCGGCAACGGCTCGATGCCGTTCCTGATCCCGCTGACGCTGCAGGTCAGCCTGGGCTATGCGCCGTTCGACGCCGGCCTGATGATGTTGCCGGTGACCGCGGCCGGCATGGCGTCCAAGCGGCTCGCCACCCGGCTGATCCAGCGCCATGGCTACCGGCGCGTGCTGGTGTCGAACACCTTCGTGGTGGGCGTGGTGATGGCGTCCTTTGCGCTGATCACGCCGCAACTGCCGCTGTGGCTGCTGGTGCCGCTGCTGGCCGTGTTCGGCATGGTCAATTCGATCCAGTTCACGGCGATGAACACGGTCACGCTGAAGGACCTAAGCGGCGCCGGTGCCAGCAGCGGCAACAGCATGCTGTCGATGGTGCAGATGCTGTCGATGAGCCTGGCCGTGACGGCCGCGGGGGCGCTGCTGGCAACGTTCCAGTACCGCTTTGGCGGAGATCCCGCGGCGGTGCTGCCGGCCTTCCATGCCACCTTTGTCTGCATGGGGCTGATTACCTGCGCCTCGGCCTGGATCTTCATGCAGCTGGGTGCGCGCGAGGCCGCGCCGGCGATCCCGGTGCAGCATGGCGAGAAGGAGGTGTAG
- a CDS encoding ligand-gated channel protein translates to MKGLAAVCAASGMAGAWAQAQESKAEATLATVVVTASGSAQDIRDAPASISVVTRSDLENKAYRDINDALVDVPGVIVSGGGDRTDISLRGMGAKYTQVLIDGKRQSSRETRTNSDSSGVESSWTPPLAAIERIEVVRGPMSSLYGSDAMGGVVNIITRKVPKQWTGELRGDATLQQHSDSGNQYQGNFYLAGPLKSDLLGLQLYGQSTHRIEDDIDYGFRGRRAESLTAKLALTPTRQHDIVFEATGMRQQRSETVGKTVPPLPPGTPCPRTGCPTSSETDYRSEKYALSHTGRWGFGVSDSYIQQEEFDNRSRRMKIKNLNARTSWAMPLGNHMLSVGAEYLNQRLNDQTGNQIAGGPNRVERYQWAMFAEDEWRLAQSFALTGGVRMDHDQNFGQHYSPRLYGVWHAAERWTVKGGVSTGFRAPDLRQTVAGWGQTSRGGNMYGNPDLKPETMVSQELGLLYDKGNGLQAGVTLFNNDFKDKITRVACPLMQCTDGPNQFGAAPTTYMNVDRAYSRGVEASLRWPIAQAWSLTGSYTYTRSEQKSGQYQGQPLNQLPMHLLVATLNWSPSEKLNAWARVNYRGKESQPITGPSSSTVVAPSYTFVDLGATYALTKNVSVFAGIYNLFDKQVNYTDYGYVEDGRRYWMSVAVKF, encoded by the coding sequence ATGAAGGGTCTGGCAGCGGTCTGCGCAGCCTCGGGCATGGCGGGCGCCTGGGCCCAGGCGCAGGAATCCAAGGCGGAAGCTACCCTTGCCACCGTGGTGGTGACCGCGTCGGGCAGCGCGCAGGACATCCGCGATGCGCCCGCGTCGATCAGCGTGGTAACGCGCTCGGACCTGGAAAACAAGGCTTACCGCGACATCAATGACGCGCTGGTGGACGTGCCGGGCGTGATCGTCAGCGGCGGCGGCGACCGCACCGACATCAGCCTGCGCGGCATGGGCGCCAAGTACACACAGGTGCTGATCGACGGCAAGCGGCAGAGTTCGCGCGAGACCCGCACCAACTCCGATTCGTCCGGCGTCGAGAGCAGCTGGACCCCGCCGCTGGCCGCGATCGAGCGCATCGAGGTGGTGCGTGGCCCGATGTCCTCGCTGTATGGCTCCGATGCCATGGGCGGCGTGGTCAACATCATTACGCGCAAGGTGCCGAAGCAATGGACCGGCGAGCTGCGCGGCGATGCCACGCTGCAGCAGCACAGCGACTCGGGCAACCAGTACCAGGGCAACTTCTACCTGGCCGGACCGCTCAAGAGCGACCTGCTGGGGCTGCAGCTGTACGGCCAGAGCACGCACCGCATCGAGGACGACATCGATTACGGCTTCCGCGGCCGCCGCGCCGAGAGCCTGACCGCCAAGCTGGCGCTGACGCCCACGCGCCAGCACGACATCGTGTTCGAGGCCACCGGCATGCGCCAGCAGCGCAGCGAGACCGTGGGCAAGACCGTGCCGCCGCTGCCGCCCGGCACGCCGTGCCCGCGCACCGGCTGCCCAACCTCGTCCGAAACCGACTACCGCAGCGAAAAGTACGCGTTGTCGCATACCGGCCGCTGGGGCTTCGGCGTCTCCGACAGCTATATCCAGCAAGAGGAGTTCGACAACCGCAGCCGCCGGATGAAAATCAAGAACCTGAACGCGCGCACCAGCTGGGCCATGCCGCTGGGCAACCACATGCTGTCGGTCGGCGCCGAATACCTGAACCAGCGCCTGAACGACCAGACCGGCAATCAGATCGCGGGCGGCCCGAACCGGGTCGAGCGCTACCAGTGGGCCATGTTTGCCGAGGACGAATGGCGCCTGGCGCAGAGCTTTGCGCTGACCGGCGGCGTGCGCATGGACCATGACCAGAACTTCGGCCAGCACTACAGCCCGCGCCTGTATGGCGTCTGGCACGCGGCCGAGCGCTGGACCGTCAAGGGCGGCGTGTCCACCGGCTTCCGCGCGCCGGACCTGCGCCAGACCGTGGCCGGCTGGGGCCAGACCAGCCGCGGCGGCAACATGTACGGCAATCCGGACCTGAAGCCCGAGACCATGGTGTCGCAGGAACTGGGCCTGCTCTACGACAAGGGCAACGGCCTGCAGGCCGGCGTGACGCTGTTCAACAATGACTTCAAGGACAAGATCACGCGCGTGGCCTGCCCGCTTATGCAATGCACCGACGGGCCCAACCAGTTCGGCGCGGCCCCGACCACGTACATGAACGTGGACCGCGCCTACTCGCGCGGCGTGGAAGCCAGCCTGCGCTGGCCCATCGCGCAGGCGTGGTCGCTGACCGGCAGCTATACCTACACCCGCTCGGAACAGAAGTCCGGCCAGTACCAGGGCCAGCCGCTGAACCAACTGCCGATGCACCTGCTGGTGGCCACGCTGAACTGGAGCCCGTCGGAAAAGCTCAACGCCTGGGCGCGCGTCAACTACCGCGGCAAGGAAAGCCAGCCGATCACCGGACCGTCGTCCAGCACCGTGGTTGCGCCGTCATACACCTTTGTCGACCTGGGTGCGACCTATGCACTGACCAAGAACGTTTCGGTGTTCGCCGGCATCTACAACCTGTTCGACAAGCAGGTGAACTACACCGACTACGGCTATGTCGAGGACGGCCGACGCTACTGGATGAGTGTGGCGGTCAAGTTTTGA